A window of Terriglobus sp. RCC_193 contains these coding sequences:
- a CDS encoding glutathione peroxidase, which translates to MAFDLYSVPLTRMDGTVTTLGEYRGKVLLIVNVASKCGLTPQYDALEKTYQRYHDAGFEVLGFPANDFAGQEPGSNDEIQQFCRSTFGVDFPMFSKITVVGPSKHPLYAAMIEAQPSSSGEGKQGMVDGLIKFGVKPNEEPELLWNFEKFLVSREGVPVARFSPDTLPDAPAMTQAIERELAKH; encoded by the coding sequence ATGGCTTTCGATCTGTATTCCGTTCCCCTGACACGCATGGATGGCACTGTTACCACGCTGGGCGAGTATCGCGGCAAGGTGCTGCTGATTGTGAATGTCGCCTCAAAGTGCGGTCTAACACCGCAATACGATGCGCTGGAAAAAACCTACCAGCGTTATCACGATGCGGGATTTGAGGTTCTCGGTTTTCCCGCGAACGATTTCGCCGGGCAGGAACCGGGTTCCAACGACGAAATCCAGCAGTTCTGCCGCAGCACTTTTGGCGTGGACTTCCCCATGTTCTCGAAGATTACCGTCGTGGGGCCTTCCAAGCATCCACTTTACGCAGCCATGATTGAGGCGCAGCCAAGCTCATCGGGCGAAGGCAAGCAGGGCATGGTCGATGGTCTGATCAAGTTCGGCGTGAAGCCAAACGAGGAGCCGGAACTTCTCTGGAACTTTGAAAAGTTCCTGGTGAGCCGCGAGGGAGTGCCGGTGGCACGCTTCTCGCCGGACACACTGCCCGATGCGCCTGCGATGACACAGGCCATTGAGCGCGAACTGGCAAAGCACTAA
- a CDS encoding cold-shock protein produces MEQGNVKWFNDAKGFGFISRDNGEDVFVHHTAIQAQGFRSLQEGQRVSFNVVKGPKGWQAENVQPV; encoded by the coding sequence ATGGAACAGGGTAATGTGAAGTGGTTCAACGACGCTAAGGGTTTTGGATTCATCTCGCGCGACAACGGCGAGGACGTATTCGTTCACCACACGGCAATTCAGGCTCAGGGTTTCCGCTCGCTGCAGGAAGGCCAGCGCGTGAGCTTCAATGTCGTGAAGGGACCGAAGGGCTGGCAGGCTGAGAACGTACAGCCCGTCTAA
- a CDS encoding Gfo/Idh/MocA family protein: MGLLDRFRTPKAVSEGKFGFAVVGLGHIARPFLEELRGSLTCRVSAVVSGDATKAAATAKKYGADATYSYADFDRIADNPAINAVYLALPVCLHREYTERAAAAGKHVLCEKPMASTSADAEVMIAACRQAGVRLGLAYRCPHTMPHKRLREFIQQGTFGPQSSLRIESGFGFPLKPGWRDQGTLAGGGSLWDVGIYPLNAARFLLHEEPVAVEDASATCDANGMEREVRWTSVFPSGARAICTSSYERDIPDTLRVMGEFGSALMAPAFRWQDPYRIRGTVHNPAYHRPLEIKVRELDFPEFRLEAEELAAAVREDRDTIAPGEDGLADLRAMEMIYRAAGVPGF, encoded by the coding sequence ATGGGTCTGCTGGATCGTTTTCGTACTCCGAAAGCCGTTTCTGAAGGAAAATTCGGCTTCGCCGTGGTGGGGTTGGGGCATATCGCCAGGCCTTTCCTGGAAGAGCTGCGGGGCTCGCTCACCTGCCGGGTCTCGGCAGTGGTCAGTGGCGATGCCACGAAGGCGGCTGCCACCGCGAAGAAATATGGTGCGGACGCCACCTATTCTTACGCTGACTTTGACCGGATCGCGGACAATCCAGCCATAAACGCCGTCTACCTGGCATTGCCCGTGTGTCTGCATCGCGAATACACGGAACGAGCCGCAGCGGCAGGGAAGCACGTGTTGTGCGAGAAGCCGATGGCTTCCACCTCCGCAGACGCCGAAGTGATGATTGCCGCATGCCGCCAGGCCGGAGTGCGGCTCGGGCTTGCCTATCGTTGCCCGCACACGATGCCGCATAAGCGTCTGCGGGAGTTCATACAACAGGGAACCTTCGGGCCGCAATCATCGTTGCGTATTGAAAGCGGATTTGGATTCCCGCTCAAGCCCGGATGGCGCGATCAGGGCACTTTGGCTGGTGGTGGATCGCTATGGGACGTGGGGATTTATCCGCTGAACGCGGCGCGTTTTCTGCTGCACGAAGAGCCTGTTGCCGTGGAAGACGCTTCCGCCACATGCGATGCAAACGGCATGGAGCGAGAGGTGCGCTGGACCAGCGTCTTCCCCTCTGGCGCTCGCGCGATCTGTACGTCTTCGTATGAACGCGATATTCCTGATACGTTGCGGGTTATGGGTGAGTTTGGCAGTGCGTTGATGGCGCCCGCGTTCCGCTGGCAGGACCCATATCGCATCCGTGGCACGGTGCATAACCCGGCATACCATCGCCCCCTGGAAATCAAAGTACGCGAGTTGGATTTTCCTGAATTTCGTCTGGAGGCGGAAGAGCTGGCGGCTGCGGTACGCGAAGACCGGGACACAATTGCGCCCGGCGAAGATGGGCTTGCGGACCTTCGTGCCATGGAAATGATTTACCGTGCGGCTGGCGTCCCCGGATTTTGA
- a CDS encoding DUF882 domain-containing protein, with product MNLSSRTSRTLAITLTTLTTLGIAAGARAVRAAEEVPVTPVTKPAAAKPTLAETFHLHMHHLHTGEDIDVAYKTEGEYDQSGIAKLNHFLRDHRTQSAADYDPREFDLLHALLVKLGKPDATIDIVCGYRTPWSNHFLRTRSASTGVAEHSQHMLSKAIDIRIPGVSTLALRNAALSLGMGGVGYYPTSQFVHVDVGPVRQWQYGGRSLQTASRKSSHRSRRA from the coding sequence TTGAACCTTTCTTCGCGCACCAGCCGCACGCTTGCTATTACCCTTACGACCCTCACCACACTTGGAATCGCCGCTGGCGCACGTGCTGTCCGTGCTGCGGAAGAGGTTCCTGTAACGCCCGTCACCAAACCGGCCGCGGCAAAGCCCACACTGGCAGAGACTTTCCACCTGCATATGCATCATCTGCACACAGGTGAAGACATCGACGTGGCGTACAAGACGGAAGGCGAGTATGACCAGAGCGGCATCGCGAAGCTAAACCACTTCCTGCGCGACCATCGCACGCAGAGCGCCGCCGACTACGATCCGCGCGAGTTTGATCTGCTACACGCCCTTCTGGTGAAGCTGGGCAAGCCGGACGCCACCATCGACATTGTTTGCGGCTATCGCACGCCGTGGTCCAATCACTTCCTGCGCACACGTTCCGCTTCGACCGGTGTGGCCGAGCATTCGCAGCACATGCTCTCCAAGGCGATTGACATTCGCATTCCGGGCGTCAGCACGCTGGCCCTGCGCAATGCGGCACTCTCGCTGGGCATGGGCGGCGTGGGTTATTACCCCACCAGCCAGTTCGTGCACGTGGATGTGGGGCCGGTGCGCCAGTGGCAGTACGGCGGACGATCACTGCAGACTGCATCGCGCAAGAGTTCGCATCGCAGTCGTCGCGCGTAG
- a CDS encoding DUF3298 domain-containing protein, translating into MAAHAASFDCAKAKRPMEHAICSDAKLSAADSAMSVTYRNDLSRLSSNSVGLLRVDQVQWLAYAQQVCRVNEPAMTRSNAATCLKPLYDTRIKQLRGAVGARDGVAFLTRSQFLAEADVAGTNADMPSGEHPGYGTLQATWPAADTDVEEWITWSAAVEAHMLKTAGAGQEQELINGTKRTLPKTWDDAMAAGADSQIKGVLHSVEHDRVTTIIAAFGMGHGAAHPYETSETLTWLFKEKRALRAEDVFADAAWKHRLAEMVWADLSARNKKEKFLYDNVDGPQVKALQDVLNDVTNWTLEADGLHISYPDYTIAPRMFHPEDTVLSWAQLKPLLTKGFVTP; encoded by the coding sequence ATGGCGGCGCACGCAGCCAGCTTTGATTGCGCAAAGGCAAAGCGCCCCATGGAGCACGCCATTTGCAGCGACGCGAAACTCAGCGCAGCGGATTCTGCGATGAGTGTTACATATCGCAATGATCTGTCGCGGTTGTCTTCCAACAGTGTTGGCTTGTTGCGCGTCGATCAGGTGCAGTGGCTGGCGTATGCGCAGCAGGTGTGCCGTGTGAATGAACCTGCGATGACGCGATCAAATGCTGCAACATGTTTGAAGCCGCTGTATGACACGCGCATAAAACAGTTGCGCGGCGCCGTGGGCGCTCGTGATGGCGTAGCGTTTCTCACGCGGTCACAATTCCTTGCGGAAGCAGACGTTGCAGGTACTAATGCCGATATGCCGTCAGGCGAGCATCCAGGCTACGGCACACTGCAGGCGACATGGCCAGCGGCGGACACTGATGTGGAGGAATGGATCACGTGGAGCGCCGCTGTGGAGGCACACATGCTGAAGACTGCGGGCGCAGGACAAGAGCAGGAACTTATCAATGGCACAAAACGCACACTGCCAAAGACATGGGATGACGCAATGGCTGCGGGCGCAGATTCGCAGATCAAAGGTGTGTTGCACAGCGTGGAGCATGATCGCGTAACCACCATCATTGCTGCCTTTGGCATGGGCCACGGCGCAGCGCATCCTTACGAAACGTCTGAGACGCTGACATGGCTGTTCAAGGAAAAGCGAGCGTTGCGTGCAGAGGATGTGTTTGCCGATGCAGCATGGAAACATCGGCTGGCCGAGATGGTGTGGGCCGATCTCAGTGCGCGCAATAAGAAGGAAAAGTTTCTCTATGACAACGTGGACGGTCCGCAGGTGAAAGCGCTACAGGATGTGTTGAACGATGTAACGAACTGGACGCTTGAGGCCGACGGCTTGCACATTAGCTATCCGGACTACACCATTGCGCCGCGCATGTTTCATCCTGAAGATACGGTGTTGTCGTGGGCGCAATTGAAGCCACTGCTGACAAAGGGATTTGTGACCCCTTAA